TCCTGCGTGAAGTGATACGGATTGATCCGAAACTGCTCAAGCAGCTCCCTCCTTCAGCTTCTCCCAGCCGTCTTCGGCTTCCCATCGTGCTCCAGCTCGGGCGCCGGGATGGACAGGCTGTTGACGCGGCCCCAGACAAAAAGACCGAGCAGGCTTGAGTAGGACGATCTCGTGAGATATAGGTCGGCAATGGCCACTCCCCTCCAGCCCGAAGAGCCCGTTCCGTACGGCTACCCCTACAGCGAGCACCCGCCGCCAGCTCCCCCACCGACGCCGCCGGCGGGCTACTGGCAGCCGGCACCGCGGCGCACTGTTCCATCGAGTCGAGCGAAGCTCAGTGTGCTGTTCGGAGTGGTCGGACTCTTTCTTCCTTACGTGGGTGCCGTTCTGGGGATTGCTGCCGTGGTGACAGGTCACCAGGCGCGCAAGGAGATTAGGACTGGCCCGTACCGGGGGTACAACACGGCTGCACTCGGCCTGGTGCTCGGCTATGTCACGCTGCTGGGGCAGCTCGTCATGCTCCTCCGGTGAAGGAGAAACACCCCCGCCTCACAGTGGATGCGGGGGGTGGTCTCACGTACCGATACAGAGTCGATGGCTGAGCCACTCGTGGGCGGCCCACTGCATCTTCATCTTCCACTTGGCCGAGTCTGCCTCAGAGATCTCGGTCCACATGTTCACGCAGCCCTCCGCGAAGACCTTCAGTCCTTCGGCCGGTGCTGCCTGCCAGGCGGGGAGGTCTCGGAACACCGTCTCGGCCTGTTCCGCTGTGTGCCCTCCGGCTATCAGCCGCAGAATCATGCATGCTGGGTCGATCCACCCGGCCCCCTTCGTTGGCCATGCCCAGTCGATGAGAAGGGCGCGGCCGTCCGAGATAAGGACGTTCAACGGGTTGTAGTCGGTGTGGAGGAGGCGGTCTCCTACGAGCCAGTGGAGATCCTCCTCATTAAGGATGTACGGCTTCCAGCGGCTCTCAGCCGTTTTCAGGTCCAGGCTGGGACACGAGATTCGGCCGAGGACGGCCATCGTGTGTTCGATCTTGGGGAGGTCTTCCGACCCTGGCGTGTAGTCGGCGTGTCGGCCGTCTATGTACTCGAAGCCGATCAGGTCCCAGTGTTCGTCTTCCTCTACCCGCCACTGGACGCGCGGAGAGATCGAGGCCACGTACGGCCCGATGGTCCACTCCATGTCTTGCGTCCAGCGCCTCGGGTACGCACGCTTCAGGCCCTTGACGAAGAACTTGTCGAACTCCGTCTCCAGGATCAGCGCGACGGCCGAGTTCATGCCCTCGGATGCAGTTTCCGCGTTCATGACGCGACCGGTGTACTTCTCCACGGCTGCTCTTGTGGAGTCCGGGAGGTCCTCCCAGTGTGTTCGTTCTACAGTCACACTTCCTCCGTCCTTGAACGCCGGGGGCCGCCCCACGATATCGGTAGGACGGCCCCTGGCCTGCGTCGATGGACTAGTACGGCTGGTCGTCAGACGACGAGCATGAGCACTTCTGCGGACCAGTCAGAGCGTCGATGTCCTGAATCACTTCGATCTCAGGCCTCGGCGCGGGCTTGGTCCCGATCTCAACCATGACTGCGGTCATGTGGCGTTCACCTCCTTCGGGTGTCCGTGCTGGCAGTAGTTCGCCAGAGGGGAATTGGCCTTCCGGTAGAGCTGGACGAGCGGCATGCAGGTCCCACAAGAGCCCTGGAGAGTGCACCCGGTACATCCGCCCTGCCGAAGGAGCAGGGAGTCAGCGATCTCGCCGAGCCGGTACATGCCTTCCGGCCCCTCGGCTACGAGGTCGATGTTGGGCTCTCGGCCGATCTTGCAGATCGAGGCCATGCCGTGCGGATCGACGTGGAAGAACGTGTGACCGGCATTGCAGCCCGTGAATGTCTTCCTCTTGCGGAGGTGCTCCAGCGATTGCGAGGGGAGCGTCTCAGCGCCGCCGTAGATGGTCGGCGACATGTTGACGAAGGTCGAATACGGGATGCCGAGCTCCTCCGCCATGCCCTCCATCCGGGCCTGCTCGTCCGCGTTGTGCTTGGTGACGATCAAACTGAACTTGAGCGGAAGGCCAGCCTCGTGTCCGGCCCTGACACCCTTGATGAACTTCCTGTAGGAGCCAGGCCGACGAGTCAGGCTGTCGTAGCTGGCCTCGGTCGCGCCGTAGACGCTGATCGTGATGTCGTGCGGCCGGTGCTCGGTGAGCATCTCGAGAATCCGCGCGTCGTGGAGCTTGGAGCCGTTCGAGAGGATGCTGATCATCATGCCGAGCTCGAAGCTGAGCATGTAGGTCTCCCGGAACAGCTTGTCGATCGTTGGCTCTCCTCCGGTGAGCTGGAACCAGAGGACTCCGAGAGCCTGGAGATCCCGGATCATTTTCTCCCTGTCCGGCCACTCCAGCCCCTCGAATTTCTTGAGGCCGAGGTAGCAGTGTTCGCAGTCGTAGTTACAGCCGAGGTTGAGTTCGTAAGTCGCTCTGACGTAGCCGTACGAGCTCGGCTGGCGGACGAGGACCTTGTCCGTGAAAGGCTCCAGGTCGATGTCTCCCCACACGGAGGAAGCGGCCTCAGGAAACCAGGCCGGAGAGTCGGCCGCGGCCGAGAGCTCCAGATACTTCGCCTCGGAGATCCGGATGCCTCCTCGACGGCCAGGGCTTAGCGCGAAGTACTCCCCGTCCAGGTACGGGCTGACGATGACGGTGTGCATGCTGCGCAGTCCCTTCGGCTTGGGATCAGGTGGGGAAATAGCGCTTGTGCGCCGAGCAGCTCGGGCCGGCGCAACGAGGAGCGAAGTCGTAGCCAGCCAGACGGCGGATCTCAGGTAAAACCGGGAAGATCGGCCAGCGTGCAGCCGACGCGATGACCATGAGCGGAAACCCGATGGGGCCGATGACGGCCCACTGGCGTGACACGATGAGCTGCTCTCGTCTCCGAGCCTTGCAGCCGCCACACATCTTCGAGACGTCTCGCTGTGTGAGCCGATCTATGGCCTCGATCGTCGGCAAGACAAAGAGCCCGATGCCGGTCAGCCAGATCAGGAGGAGGACGTCCGTCGGCGCGATCACGACGTGGCCCTCTTCCGGTGGTTGTGCGAGGCGGAGAGTCGTTGCCAGGTTCGAGCGGCTGGCCCGTACGGTCCTCGGGCGGTAATCAATTCACGCCCGTTCGAGGTGCGGTGCTTGACGAAATACTCGCTATTGCCCCATGTGCATAGGACGAACTGCTCACAGCAGGAGGCTTCAAGTATCACGACGTACCTATTCGGGATGTACGGCTCCCAATAACGCATAACAGTCACTCCTGCGGCGCGGCGGCCAACCGGGGAAGTGTGGGCCGGGAAGGACCGCCGCGCCTGATCGAGGGCTCGGGGCGAGAGGGTTGACCTTCCGGCCCCGGAGTGTCTTACGGCCGGGCGCTAGAGAATCATGCCGAGCTTGCGCCAGTCGTCGCCGGACGCCCGGAGGTCGCCCGGGTGCTCCTGGTCGCGTACGGAGTAGGCGTCGTGGTCGTTGATCCGGGCGTACTCCAGGCCCATCCCCTCGACCGCCTCGTAGCGGTCCTCGTCCACGTCGTACTCGTACAGGTCCGCTTCCCCGTCCACCTGCGCGAGGCCGGCGCTTCTGCCGAGGACCGCGCCCAGCTTGCGGAAGGCGTCACCGGCGTTCCGGATTTCGTCCTCCTGTCGGCCCTTGACGCGGACCGCGTAGTCATCGGTGTCCCCGATCGGCGCGTACTCCAAGCGGGTACCTTCGAGCGGCGCCCACTTGTCCTCTGAGACTTCGACCCTGTGTAGGTCGGGCTCGATCCTGGCCGACATCGTGTTCTCCTCGGGGTTAGTTTCTTCGGTTGTGCCGGACGCCAGGGCCCGGCTTGGACTCCCCAACCCGTCGAAGCCGAGGGCAACGACGGGCCGGGGAGGCTATATAGATCTCTCCTTGAGGGTGCGCACAATCCTCCTGTAGTCCTCAGGGGAGACCACGCCTTTTCCGGTCCAAAATAGGTCTGACTGCTGGGCTGCCCAGGGTTCCCACATGTTTAATACGGCGGCCAGGTCTTCAGCACCCAATGCTTGTTGAGCTGACAGCAGTGGGATGCCATCGACAAGCACTTTCGTTAGCAACGCCATTTGATAATGGTGACTGGTTAGCTGAATGGCGGACACCCATGACAGCTCAGAAACTCGATATCTGATGTTGCGGCCTTGAGCAGGAACGGTCACTAATCGACGCCAGTTGCTGAACTGCGCGACGAAGGTGAAGTCGAGTGCCTGGCGACAGGTCACGACATCCCGTGGGCTAAGGTCCTCATCCTGCCGCATGCCACTGGCCCTTGGCCGAGACGACTGAATCGTGGTTCCTGATCAGGCTCAGGACGACCTTCCCGTGCCGGTAACCGGTAGGGCGCATCGTGGTGTCGAGCCTGACAAGCTGGACGAAGCCCGCCGAACCTACTGGTAGGTGATCAAGGGCTTGCCTTAGACGTTCTTCGGCTCTAGCGGCGTAGTTCGTCACTCCGCACGACCCTCTACTGTCCCTGTCGCTGGCTTCCCAGTTGAAGAGGCGGTTCGCATCCGAATTCACGACTTCATCACAACGCTGGGTAGCAGGCTCAGACCAGGAGAGACTAGAGGAGAGAAGCGGAGAGTCCCCCATCTGCGCGAGGTGTGCCGTGAGCGATCAGAGGAAGAAGCTGCCGGCGTGGGCTGTCCGCTTGAAGGCGGAGCGAAAAGCGCGCTTCTGGTCCCAGAAGGACATGGCAAGACAGCTTGTTGAGGCTGCTCCTCCTGATCTGCGGCTTCCGCAGCGAACGTCCATCATGCGGGAGATGCGTGATTGGGAGGCTGGGAGGTGGAAGCCGAGCGACATATACCGGCGCTTGTACGCCATCGCGTTCGGCATGGATGAGTTGGATCTCTTCGCCGATCCATGCAAGCCGTCAGGGAAGAGCCCTGAGGAGGTTCTCGCGTCGATCATGCCGGACGGTGACCCGCTTGTGCCTCTTGCTCTCAAGGCTGGCCGCCGAGTTGGGAAGAGCATCGTCGACGACTTGACTGCCCGCGTTCACAGCTTGCGGCTAGCCGACGATGTGCTCGGGGGTGAGGACCTGATCGGCCCAGCCTTTCGTGAGCTGGATGCCGCGGTGCGGGTCTACCGGGAGTCGATCCACACTGAGGACACTGGCCGCAAGCTTCTGACTGTCATTGGTGAATGCGCGCAGATCGCTGGATGGGTAGCCTCTGACGCCGGCGAGCATGGTCAGGCCGAGCAAACGTATGCCCTCGGTATAAGCGCTGCACGAGAGGCGGGGGACGCTGTCCTCGAATCCAACCTAATCGGCTCTCTCGCCTATCAGATGTCCAACATAGGGGATACGGGCAATGCGGTAGCGCTGGCCGAGGCAGCGGTAAAGACAGCCGGACGACACTCTCCAGGCCGCGCCCGTGCTCTTGCTTGGGATCGCCTGGCCTGGGCTCATGCCCGAGACAACGATGCTCAGTCCGCAATGCGTGCCCTCGGGGAGGCCAGCACTGCTCTGGGCGGCGACCGCGTGCAGGACACCCCTGGCTATCTTTATTGGGTGGATGCGGGAGAGCTCCAGGTTATGGAGGCCAGGGTCTACACCGAGTTGCGTCGCCCGCTCCGAGCGGTACCTCTCCTATCGGATGTACTGGCTCGGTACGACGCCACCCACACGCGAGAGCTGGCTCTGTATCTGTCATGGCTGGCGGTGGCGCTCACAGACGCGAACGAACCGGAGGAAGCAGCGCATACCGCCCGCCGGATGCTTGAACTATCCGGAGATGTGGCAAGCGACCGTACACACACTCGCTCCTTGGTTGTGCTCAGCAGGCTAGAAACGTACGCAGATGTGCCGCAGGTGCGGGAACTGCTCACGGACTATCCACTCGGCGCATAACCCTTCAACGGGCCTAGATACTTTGGAAAGCAGAAAGGGCCCGGAGGAATCCTCCGAGCCCTTTCTTGTTCAGTCCTCTACTTCGCCAGCTTAAAGCCGAGCAGTAGACCGGCGATGAAAGTAATCAAGCAGGGAACGATGATTGCTTCATCGAAGCTCATGGCCATCCCTTACTTGTCCAGAATGACCTTGAATATCTGGTTCGCGGCCGTGTGGTAGAGGCAGATGCCTTCGGGGCGGGTCCAGCCCGGAACGGCTTTGGAGCCATTGAGCGCCAGGTCCAGGAGCGCGGTCTCCACACTGATCAGACTGTACGGGCCTTGGTAGAGCACGGGCACGACGCCCAGGCCCGGCACCGAGGTGCCTGCCGCGAGCTGGGTGCTCCACTTCGCAGTGTTGAAGAGGCTGAACCGCTTCTCCTTGAGCCCGTACGTCCTCTGGATGCCGGCGCCCCACCACTCGCCGTGGTGTCGTCCAGGGCCCAGCTCGGCGACCAGGCCGTCGCGGTGCTCACGAACCCACGCCGCGAAGCCGTAGTTGTCCTCCGACTGCCAGGTGGCATCATCGAGTCCCCGCGGCCCCATCGGCAGGAGTCTCTTGCGGCTCTGGGCACCCACCTGGCCATCCTCGGTGATGACGATCGCAGCATTGGTGCCGTCGAGCTTCTCAGTGATCACGCAGTCCTTGAAGAGCCTGGGTGTCTTCGGCCACGGGTGAAAAGTGATCTCAGTAGTCATTCAACCTCCCGGTAGTAGTTGCCTTGGTCCCCATATCCATGAGTTCATCCACCACGGCCCGCCCTTCGTGTGACCGCAGGTGAGGCACATGGTGGGCATCCATCGCCCCTCCACATCGCGGATGTAATGGGGATGGGTGGCGTAGTGGCCTGGCTCGATCAAGCAAGGGCTCCCCGGATGCCCAGGGAGCCACCAGCAGAAGTCCGGCATGCAGGGCTGCAAGCTCAGCCGCCACCACTGCTTGAGCGAGAGCCGAACCCGCCACGCTGTATTACGGTCCCGGTACGGCTCTTGATGCCTGTATTGGCTGGCCGGACGGTTGTTCCGCCTCTCACATAGCCACTGGAGTAATTGCCGCCGTAGTACCACATGTATGTGTTGTGGGATCCGCCGCTGCAGTAGCGGTCATCTACGACTCGATACCCATCGCCAACTGGGTTGCGTTCCACGCAGTCAGCGGTGACATCGGAAGTGCCACATCCGGACATGACTAAAGCGGCGACGGTTCCCACCGTGAACAGTTTTACGTCACGGCTTACTTTCCGCCTTAATGTCACTCGTGCTCGTAGGTTTCGACGGCGATGCGGTCGCGGTATACGGTCACCTGGGCGTGGTCGCCGAACTTCTCATACAGCAGCTCTTCAAAGTGGCCCTTTTCCATGGCGTGTGTCAGCTCTGAGAAGGCGTCATAGTCGTCATGGCGGGGGATCTCGTCTCCGTACTTCTCCCACCTGCCTCCCCAAGAACCTTCATTTCTCACCCATCGCCTTGGATAGCCGCCCTCGATGAATACGCTGTAGATCGTGTGATACTCGTCGTCGTCCCACTCGTCTGCCGCTGCCTCCGCCCGGTCATTGACCTTGATCTCCGGGACATGAACGTCAAACTCGCAAACGTCGCCATCGTTGAAGTAGGGCGTGTACTGCTCCCAACGAATGGCCTCCACTCGAGGCGACTCGACCAATGGGCGGAGCAGTTCACTGAACCGTTCCTCGCCCCACTGCTCAACGCCAGCGCTCGATCGGGGAAAGACAGGCTCGCCCACAATGGGCAGGCCGGCAAGAGTGCTATTGGTCATTACGCTCCTTCAGAAGGGTGGAGAGGGGGACTTCCTTGAGGACACTGCCCGACATCCAGGCCTGGATCGGCATGCCGTCGATATAGTCCTTCGGGCTGGGGATCCAGCCGAGATCCTCAAGGATGTGTTGCTCTGCGATGAGTCGGACAGGCACTTCAACAGACTTGCTGTTCTTCTGCACAGTGATGGTGGTACCGAAAAGTTCTTGGCACAGCCACACGCCAAGGGTGTGGTGATAGATACTGCGAT
The nucleotide sequence above comes from Nonomuraea gerenzanensis. Encoded proteins:
- a CDS encoding DUF4190 domain-containing protein, which encodes MATPLQPEEPVPYGYPYSEHPPPAPPPTPPAGYWQPAPRRTVPSSRAKLSVLFGVVGLFLPYVGAVLGIAAVVTGHQARKEIRTGPYRGYNTAALGLVLGYVTLLGQLVMLLR
- a CDS encoding radical SAM protein — translated: MHTVIVSPYLDGEYFALSPGRRGGIRISEAKYLELSAAADSPAWFPEAASSVWGDIDLEPFTDKVLVRQPSSYGYVRATYELNLGCNYDCEHCYLGLKKFEGLEWPDREKMIRDLQALGVLWFQLTGGEPTIDKLFRETYMLSFELGMMISILSNGSKLHDARILEMLTEHRPHDITISVYGATEASYDSLTRRPGSYRKFIKGVRAGHEAGLPLKFSLIVTKHNADEQARMEGMAEELGIPYSTFVNMSPTIYGGAETLPSQSLEHLRKRKTFTGCNAGHTFFHVDPHGMASICKIGREPNIDLVAEGPEGMYRLGEIADSLLLRQGGCTGCTLQGSCGTCMPLVQLYRKANSPLANYCQHGHPKEVNAT
- a CDS encoding transcriptional regulator, with the protein product MSDQRKKLPAWAVRLKAERKARFWSQKDMARQLVEAAPPDLRLPQRTSIMREMRDWEAGRWKPSDIYRRLYAIAFGMDELDLFADPCKPSGKSPEEVLASIMPDGDPLVPLALKAGRRVGKSIVDDLTARVHSLRLADDVLGGEDLIGPAFRELDAAVRVYRESIHTEDTGRKLLTVIGECAQIAGWVASDAGEHGQAEQTYALGISAAREAGDAVLESNLIGSLAYQMSNIGDTGNAVALAEAAVKTAGRHSPGRARALAWDRLAWAHARDNDAQSAMRALGEASTALGGDRVQDTPGYLYWVDAGELQVMEARVYTELRRPLRAVPLLSDVLARYDATHTRELALYLSWLAVALTDANEPEEAAHTARRMLELSGDVASDRTHTRSLVVLSRLETYADVPQVRELLTDYPLGA
- a CDS encoding RNA ligase family protein — its product is MTTEITFHPWPKTPRLFKDCVITEKLDGTNAAIVITEDGQVGAQSRKRLLPMGPRGLDDATWQSEDNYGFAAWVREHRDGLVAELGPGRHHGEWWGAGIQRTYGLKEKRFSLFNTAKWSTQLAAGTSVPGLGVVPVLYQGPYSLISVETALLDLALNGSKAVPGWTRPEGICLYHTAANQIFKVILDK
- a CDS encoding DUF6915 family protein, giving the protein MNSYYHAKSCTRRWGGEVSDYLPIHEFIDSSKKVIGDVRHRSIYHHTLGVWLCQELFGTTITVQKNSKSVEVPVRLIAEQHILEDLGWIPSPKDYIDGMPIQAWMSGSVLKEVPLSTLLKERNDQ